The proteins below come from a single Streptomyces sp. MRC013 genomic window:
- a CDS encoding YwqJ-related putative deaminase: protein MHAAQSGTAPAARDAGPGGGDPRLSWSTAAPDRAPALRHRRDGILPTVGAALSVRGETLTCTAARGDHPPALHPLVQDFLDALTSGQRERFTGRCPEAILLSRHLTAVEEGRSKRARRRPLTTGEAKRSLKNAKITARRIREDGDPLHGGYAAPCRSCAALLAHFGVRPVDPTPSHENG from the coding sequence ATGCACGCAGCGCAGTCAGGAACGGCGCCCGCCGCCCGCGACGCGGGGCCCGGCGGCGGGGATCCGCGCCTCTCCTGGAGCACCGCCGCCCCCGACCGCGCCCCCGCGCTCCGCCACCGCCGCGACGGCATCCTGCCGACGGTGGGCGCGGCGCTCTCGGTGCGCGGCGAGACCCTCACGTGCACCGCGGCGCGGGGCGACCACCCCCCGGCGCTCCACCCCCTGGTCCAGGACTTCCTGGACGCGCTCACGAGCGGGCAGCGGGAGCGCTTCACCGGGCGCTGCCCGGAGGCGATCCTGCTGTCGCGGCACCTGACCGCCGTGGAGGAGGGCCGGTCCAAACGGGCCCGGCGCAGACCGCTGACGACCGGCGAGGCGAAGCGCTCCCTGAAGAACGCCAAGATCACGGCCCGGCGGATCCGCGAGGACGGGGACCCGCTGCACGGCGGTTACGCCGCACCGTGCCGCTCGTGCGCCGCCCTGCTCGCGCACTTCGGTGTACGTCCCGTCGATCCGACCCCGTCCCACGAGAACGGCTGA